AGCTCGCGATCACGGGGCGGCTCGTTGATGCGGAAGAGGCTCTGCGCATCGGCCTCGTACATCGCGTGGTGCCGCAGGCTGAGCTGATGAGTGCGGCGCGCGAGACCGCATCGTACATCGCGGACAAGTGCTCGCCGCTCGGCGTCTCGCAGGCCAAGAAGATGATCTACCAGCACCTGTTCACGGATCTTGCCACCGGCATCCGCGAAGACGACGAGTCGATGGAGATGATGACGCGTTCCGACGACTTCAAAGAAGGCGTCAAGGCCTTCCTCGAAAAGCGCGCCCCGCGTTTCCAGGGCCGCTAACCAACTGTCACTGAACGCCCTCCCGGATGGGAGGGCGTTTTAATTTTCAGAGCTCGAATTTGCGCTTGACAATACGTAACTCTGAGGTTACATATTAGGGCGGTCGCCAGGAATAGGCCGCAATGACAATCCGCAAATCGATCTTTGTCGGGCGCGTGCCGGAGGTCTCCTTCAGAGTCTTCTGCGAGGAGATCACGCAATGGTGGCCGGGAGGGTTCGGCGGCAAGGATACGAAGCTCTATCTCGAAGGCGAAGTCGGCGGACGCTTCTACGAACGGCGCATCGACGGCTCGGAATACGAGATCGGCAGGATCACCGCCTATCAGCCGCCCGCGATCGTCGCATTTACCTGGCGAGCACCGAGCTGGGACGTGACAACCCGGGTCGAAATCCGCTTCGCGCCCGAACGCGGCGGCACTCGCGTCGAGCTCGAGCACAGCGGATGGGAGCAGGACGCCAAGACGCAGGATGCGCGCAAGAATTACGACAGCGGCTGGGAAACGATTCTCGGCTATTTCCGCACTGCCGCAGGAGTCCAGTCGTGATCAGGGCTTAGTGCAGAACTTCTTACCACGAAGGCACAAAGACTCGAAGATAATTCTCCGACTTTGTGACTTGGTGTCTTGGTGGTGATCCGTTTCTGGGAGAAAAACGATGAAGCTCTACTACTTTCCGTCGCCAAATCCGCAGAAGATTCATTTCGCGTTAAACGAGCTCGGCCTCAAGTGCGAGATGGTGCCGGTCGATCTCACCAGGCGCGAGAGTCATACGCCCGAGTTCCTCGCGCTGAATCCCGCGGGCCGCGTGCCGGTGCTCGTCGACGGCGACCTGAAGCTGTGGGAATCGCACGCGATCCTCGCGTACCTGGGCGAGAAGACGGGCAAGCTCTGGCCGACGACGGTAGCTGGCCGCGCCGACGCGCTCCGCTGGCTCTTCTACCTGACGAGCACGATCGGACCATCGGCGACCGATCTCGCCTTCAACCGGATCGCGGCGAAGCTCATTGGCGCGCCGTCCGATGAGGCTGCGATCGCGCGCGGCGAGAAAGGCCTCGTCGATCCGATGCGAATCCTCGACCAGCATCTGGCCACGAACAAATGGATGCTCGGCGCTGACTTCTCGTTGGTCGATTGTGACTATTGCCCGACCCTTAACGTGATCGAGAAAGCCGCGTTCGATTTCTCGCCCTTCCCACGGGTTCGCGCCTACCTCGACGCCTGCCGCGCCCGCAAAGGCTGGCAGGAGACACCTAGGTTGCCGGGTCTCTGAGCGCGCAATTCATTCAAAACAAAAACGCCCTCTCGCCTCGATGCGGGAGGGCGTTCGTTGTCGTCGTTGGAAATCGACTACTTGTCGATCGGATGCTTGAACTTGCGATCGGGATGGCGAATGGTGAGCACCGGGCAGGGTGCCTTCTGCACCACGCGCTCGGCGACGCTGCCCATCAGCACGTGGGCGAGGCCGGTGCGGCCGTGAGTACCGAGCACGATCAGATCAGCCTTTTCATTCTGCGCGGTGTGCAGGATTTCGAGGAACGGCGAGCCGACCTTGAGCAGGCATTTGCCCTTGAGGCCGGCATCGCGCACGTTCTTGATCAGCTTGTCGAGCTCGCGCTGCGCGAGCATGCGCTGCTCCTCGGCGATGCGGCTCATGGCGCCGATGTCCATCGCCGGGCCGAGCTCGGGCGTCATCATCACGGGCGCGAGCGGCTGGTCGACATGCAGCAGGACGAGTTCGGCGCCGAACTTCGCCGCCATCTCCTGCGCGTAGGACAAGGCCAACGCAGAGTCTTCTGAGAAATCAGTCGCCGCCACAATTTTGGTGAAGTTAGCCACGTCCGAACCATACTGCGCCCCGAAATGGGTGGCAAGCACGGTTAAAGAGCGAGCGGGAATCAGGTGGATGGGCGCCTCGTGCCGAGGTCGCTACAAACGGTGCCAAAGAGTTTGACAGCCGGATGCCGGCGCACGACAAATGGCGTGAGCTCTCGCCTTTGGTCCAGGACACGCGTACCAAAAATGGTGCCGTCGCGCCTGTTGTCCCCGCTCATCGGATCACCTTTCGACAGTTGGTTGCGCGAGGAAAAGCTCTACGACGAGGCCGCTGCGAGCGCGATCAAACGTGTGCTGGCGCGGCAAGTCGCGGCCGCGATGAAAGAAAGCCGCCTTTCCAAATCCGAAGTGGCGCGTTGGATGGACACGAGCCGTGCCGCCCTCGATCGTCTGCTGGACCATCCTATGACGCCGTGACGCTTGGCACTCTTTGCAAAGCCGCGACTGCGCCGGCGATTCCATCGCGCAACCTCAGCAACTCGTTGCACGCGTTAACCCTCGACGTGCGACGCTGAGCGGCGTTAGTATTGCGCGGGAATCGGGGTAAAGTTTTCTCATGGCCAAGCCGCGCGCTTCCTTATTCGACGACTTCGAACGTGTCATCGATGAGTTCTTCGATGAGATGCTCATCGGGCGTTGGCGCGCGGGCGGCGAGTTCGAGCGCGCCGCCGTGCTCGACCGCGGCGATCATTACGAGGTGCGGATCGAGGCTGCCCATATCGACCCCGCGCATATCGAAGTCGAAGTCAGCGATCACAGACTGACGGCGCGCGTGCCGTCGCCGCAGGGCGAGAAGGTCGAAAGCTCGTTCCGCTTTGCCGACGAGATCGAAAATGAACATGCCGGCGCGCACTGGTCGGCCGGCGTCCTGACCATCACACTCCCCAAAAAGAAAGGGCGCCGCGTCACGCTCAAGCATTCCTGACGCTGCTTCCGACAGGCCGGTATGACTGATCAAGGCGACCACTCTAACCCGAAACCCGACCTTGTGCCGGCCGCGCCGCCGGTCGAGCTCGCCGCGGCCGAGCTGCGGCTCAAGCTTCCTGTCGAAGCCGCCGAGCTCGAGCATTCCGCGTCTCAGGGTCAAGTCGAAGAGCTGCTCGGACAAGGCCGCGCACTTGATGCGATACGGCTTGCGATCGGTGTCGGCGGTCCCGGTTACAACGTATTCGTCTCCGGTCTTCGCACGCGCGAGGAGCGCAACACGGTCGTGCGGCTCCTGGCGGAGAAAGCCGCGTCGATGCCGACGCCTGGCGACTGGGTTTACGTTCACAATTTCAAAGACCCGGAATCTCCGGTCGCGATCTATCTCGAAGCGGGCCAGGGACTGGTGCTACATACGCGCGTCGCCGATCTTTTGACCTACATCGTCGACCAACTGCCGAAAGCTTTTCGCCGTGAGGATTT
This sequence is a window from Candidatus Binataceae bacterium. Protein-coding genes within it:
- a CDS encoding SRPBCC domain-containing protein is translated as MTIRKSIFVGRVPEVSFRVFCEEITQWWPGGFGGKDTKLYLEGEVGGRFYERRIDGSEYEIGRITAYQPPAIVAFTWRAPSWDVTTRVEIRFAPERGGTRVELEHSGWEQDAKTQDARKNYDSGWETILGYFRTAAGVQS
- a CDS encoding glutathione S-transferase family protein codes for the protein MKLYYFPSPNPQKIHFALNELGLKCEMVPVDLTRRESHTPEFLALNPAGRVPVLVDGDLKLWESHAILAYLGEKTGKLWPTTVAGRADALRWLFYLTSTIGPSATDLAFNRIAAKLIGAPSDEAAIARGEKGLVDPMRILDQHLATNKWMLGADFSLVDCDYCPTLNVIEKAAFDFSPFPRVRAYLDACRARKGWQETPRLPGL
- a CDS encoding universal stress protein, which codes for MANFTKIVAATDFSEDSALALSYAQEMAAKFGAELVLLHVDQPLAPVMMTPELGPAMDIGAMSRIAEEQRMLAQRELDKLIKNVRDAGLKGKCLLKVGSPFLEILHTAQNEKADLIVLGTHGRTGLAHVLMGSVAERVVQKAPCPVLTIRHPDRKFKHPIDK
- a CDS encoding Hsp20/alpha crystallin family protein, with product MAKPRASLFDDFERVIDEFFDEMLIGRWRAGGEFERAAVLDRGDHYEVRIEAAHIDPAHIEVEVSDHRLTARVPSPQGEKVESSFRFADEIENEHAGAHWSAGVLTITLPKKKGRRVTLKHS